The following coding sequences lie in one Rutidosis leptorrhynchoides isolate AG116_Rl617_1_P2 chromosome 4, CSIRO_AGI_Rlap_v1, whole genome shotgun sequence genomic window:
- the LOC139843919 gene encoding uncharacterized protein, whose translation MTEVMLHIYDVTNSDSEKTNNTIVQINKFFKDGIGLGGIFHSAVQVYGDDEWSFGYCEEGSGVFNCPSGKNPMYTYRECIVLGTTDLTRSKVNQILRELSREWPGDCYDLLSKNCNHFCDEFCEILGVPKLPGWVNRFANAGDTAVEIAGNTAYRFRQAKTEIVTASKVAYQFLASITSNTTTTTAPPDSPSSSSNGSPTPRFQQPAWFKNLVAPGAKPSTSSTLEDGDEDMIHSLSPQIPR comes from the exons ATGACGGAAGTGATGTTACACATATATGATGTAACAAACAGTGATTCAGAGAAAACTAACAACACTATTGTTCAGATCAATAAGTTCTTCAAAGATGGAATCGGTCTCGGCGGTATTTTTCACAGCGCTGTTCAG GTTTATGGAGATGATGAATGGTCATTTGGGTATTGTGAAGAGGGAAGTGGAGTGTTTAATTGTCCATCTGGGAAAAATCCCATGTACACATATCGAGAATGTATTGTTCTTGGGACAACAGACCTTACTCGTTCTAAAGTTAATCAGATCCTCAGGGAACTAAGTAGAGAATGGCCAGGAGACTGTTATGATTTGCTGTCAAAGAACTGTAATCACTTTTGTGATGAGTTCTGTGAGATACTCGGTGTCCCTAAACTTCCAG GTTGGGTCAACAGGTTTGCTAATGCTGGGGACACTGCTGTAGAAATAGCAGGGAACACTGCTTACCGG TTCAGACAAGCTAAAACAGAGATCGTGACAGCTAGCAAAGTGGCATATCAATTTCTGGCTAGCATCACTTCAAACACCACTACAACAACAGCCCCTCCAGATTCACCAAGTAGTTCGAGCAATGGCAGCCCCACCCCTAGGTTCCAACAACCTGCTTGGTTTAAAAACCTTGTGGCGCCTGGTGCAAAACCGTCAACTAGTAGTACACTTGAAGATGGGGATGAGGACATGATTCACAGTTTGTCACCTCAAATACCACGCTGA